In Haliaeetus albicilla chromosome 2, bHalAlb1.1, whole genome shotgun sequence, a single genomic region encodes these proteins:
- the RBPJL gene encoding recombining binding protein suppressor of hairless-like protein, whose product MISDKADMEMNPQRQIGAAVPAEPLTHPCRPRSRSPPRYWVRSNPYQTNSLRDGVRRYLQLPADQTVLILHAKVAQKSYGNEKRFFCPPPCVYLSGPGWKLKQEQIKDRDLGEMGFRVCGYMGLDSMGSSLMETQKLSFEEQPDAKGFGCAKALYISDADKRKHFRLVLKLFFSNGQEIGTFHSKLIKVISKPSQKKQSLKNTDLCISSGSKVSLFNRLRSQTVSTRYLSVEGGAFIASARQWAAFTLHLADEHCTRSEFPLREGYIRYGSVVQLVCTATGITLPPLIIRKVTKQYAMLDVDEPISQLHKCAFQFQGSDRMYLCLSTEKVIQFQASPCPKEANRELLNDGSCWTIIGTEMVEYTFSESLACVREPVSPVPLITALQLTGGGDVAMLEVQGEHFHAHLKVWFGDVEAETMYRSPKSLVCVVPDVSAFGSDWRWLRYPITVPLLLIRDDGLIYSSSFTFTYTPEQSSIPGQQVLSDVPQDSDKLLDSIHQEFTRTNFHLFMQS is encoded by the exons GGGCGGCAGTGCCCGCGGAGCCCCTCACTCACCCGtgccggccgcggagccgctccccgccgcgctACTGGGTCAG ATCCAACCCATACCAAACCAACTCACTTCGAGATGGTGTGCGGAGGTACCTGCAGCTGCCGGCAGACCAGACGGTACTGATACTGCATGCCAAAGTCGCACAGAAGTCATATGGCAACGAAAAAAG GTTTTTCTGCCCCCCACCTTGTGTTTACCTGAGCGGGCCAGGATGGAAGTTAAAACAGGAGCAGATAAAAG ACAGAGACCTCGGAGAGATGGGTTTTCGGGTGTGCGGGTACATGGGGCTGGACAGCATGGGCAGCAGCCTGATGGAGACCCAGAAACTCAGCTTCGAGGAGCAGCCAGACGCAAAG GGCTTCGGCTGTGCCAAGGCACTGTACATCTCGGACGCAGACAAGCGCAAGCATTTCcgactggtcctgaagctcttctTCAGCAACGGGCAGGAGATTGGCACCTTCCACAGCAAGCTGATCAAAGTCATCTCCAAGCCCTCTCAGAAGAAGCAGTCACTGAAGAACACGGACC TCTGCATCTCCTCGGGCTCCAAAGTCTCCCTCTTCAACCGCCTGCGCTCCCAGACCGTCAGCACCCGCTACCTCTCTGTCGAGGGGGGAGCCTTCATCGCCAGCGCCAGGCAGTGGGCAGCCTTCACCCTCCACCTGG CCGATGAGCACTGCACCCGGAGCGAGTTCCCCCTGCGGGAAGGGTATATCCGCTACGGCTCCGTGGTCCAGCTGGTCTGCACGGCCACCGGCATCACCCTGCCTCCCCTG aTCATCCGGAAGGTGACAAAGCAGTATGCCATGCTGGACGTGGACGAGCCCATCTCCCAGCTCCACAAATGCGCCTTCCAGTTCCAGGGCAGCGACCGCATGTACCTGTGTCTCTCCACGGAGAAAGTGATCCAGTTCCAG GCATCTCCCTGCCCGAAGGAAGCCAACCGGGAGCTGCTGAACGACGGCTCCTGCTGGACCATCATCGGCACCGAAATGGTGGAGTACACCTTCAGCGAGAGCCTGGCCTGCGTCCGCGAGCCTGTCAGCCCCGTGCCACTCATCACTGCCCTGCAG CTCACGGGTGGCGGGGATgtggccatgctggaggtgcaGGGGGAGCATTTCCACGCACACCTCAAGGTCTGGTTCGGAGACGTGGAAGCAGAGACGATGTACAG GAGCCCCAAGTCCCTCGTTTGTGTCGTCCCTGATGTCTCTGCCTTTGGCAGTGACTGGAGGTGGCTGCGATACCCCATCACAGTCCCACTCCTGCTGATCAGGGACGATGGCCTCATCTACTCCAGCTCGTTCACATTCACCTACACCCCGGAGCAGAGCTCCATCCCAGGGCAGCAGGTCCTCTCAGATGTCCCCCAGGACTCAGACAAATTACTTGACAGCATCCATCAGGAGTTCACCAGGACCAACTTCCACCTCTTCATGCAGAGCTAG